TTCGCTGATGACAAAACTTTGGGATTCCCCTGACTTTCTCCAGAGACTCCTGGTCTGCACCTGAACATTCAAGAATGTGAGCTTTTAGCCAGACTTTATCCAGTGATTCTTCTGTTCAGAATATCCCTGTGAAAAGATCTGTTATTTAGGTAGTAAAAACACAAAGAGAAAGATGTCTTTTTATTTACGGCCACTTATTGATACAAAtctgtttatttataacatttgttttgtATTCCTCCAGTTCCCTTTCTTGtttattactgttatttgttattgtttgtaactgaTGATATGCATTGCCAGAAATTGTTTTGGTAATGTGTCatgaaaattaattttaaaaagtgggtgggtttTTTGGAGGGTCCAATCACAGCTCTTGAGAGAGAGCTAGTCTACACAACAAAAGTTCAAAATGTTTGATCTTTAATCATTTTAAACTGTATTAAGGAAACggaatttacaattaatatgTGCTTTGTTTCTAACTTTATAATTTACCCTATCATAATTTTTATCTGATAACATTCCCGAAGTCTACTTATCTATTGACAAATAATCTACAAGAGAGCTTTGATGCACGTAAGTTCGTTTCATTCAGATGTACTTACATAACAACTAATTCTTTAAATGTCTTACCTTATAAAAGTTCATCACAAACGTTTTGCTGCAGAGTATTCCTGCAGACTTCCTGGAACTATTCTCTTCTTCTTTTGGCATATATGGCGGTTGTTAACCTAACTTAAACGGTGCATTTCCGCCACCTACAGGACTGGAGTACGCAACGCAAACGTAATCTCTCGATTTTGGAGCGGTTGTCGTCAGGCAAACTTTTTTTTGCACTTCGGCAAGTGAAATGTATTCTGAAGCATCACGTCGAGAAAAAAACTATAtacaaaatcattttaattaGATTTCTTGGTCTACATTTTTATCTAGAGGTCTACATGGTACAGAAGCATGATTAATGTTTTCATGTAAAGATTGATTTAGTGCTGTGTAGGCTactttaaatacttaaaattaCTAAATCCTCCTTTATATTACACCAAACCACTACCTTATGACATAACGTTACTTCCTTTCACACATTTCTCGCTACATTTTTATTGCTCTTTTTAACCATTTAATTTCGATTTCCAGTCAACAAGgagctgtgatttttttctATTACAGTTTTCAAAGTTTATGATTTTCGTGGagtacaaaaatattttgtctgCAGTTGCTTATAATGTCTTATATTGAGAAAGTTTACTGTAATAAATGTGTAAACTAGTCAAAACTAGTCAAGCATGGATTTCATTATTAGTAATTGTGGAGACATCAATAATGTATACAGCTATAAAACTGCGCGTTTTGTTATGTGCCCAGAGTATTAAccatataaaaacatatacatatagtaaaaatataatctttGGTTTCACATTattactgtttgttttacaAAATAATGACACAAGAAatatagaaaaatatataaagctTTTCACATGGCAAAGTTTAGTCAAAAATTAGATAAGATTTAAGCCGTGCCCACACATATACTTTTCTTTGGTTGTATTCcatatttaacacatttaagaGAGTAGAAATACAACTTTACTTGTATTGTGTCATTAGTAGAACATCAAAATAAGACAAAGATTTTTGGGGTTCATCAACCAAAACAaaagttaataatttttttaaaaatatatttatagtttGATTTTTGTGGTCTGTAGAATAAAAAAGCACATGAACACATGAGTTGTTCTACTTGAAAATTTAATGACTGAATAAAAAAATCTTCAACACATACTCCACCAGCTTAACAGCAATGTACAATAAAACAGCAAAGGAACTGTCTAAACGGAGGTGTTATTGGATACAGTTTTTgtgatttgtatattttttctttaaataaaattcaGACATCTCGCTGTGCATGTTGCATATAATGCATTTGTAATTCTAGCTCTCCGGGCAAAGAACAACCACAGATCATGCACTGGAACAAGTGATCTGGGGAAAAGGGCATTTTAGTGCCAATTTTATGTGGTTCAGTTGGCTGGGCCAACTGAGGTAAATTTCCAACTTGTGGCATGAGTGGCATGTCATTGATGGTGCCCTGTGAAGTGAAGAAGATGCCTTGTGGTAGTGGACCTGGAAGTTGCATTGGATGAGGAGCAGATAAATTAAGGGTTGGAGGAGGAAAAGGTGGCGTGATGAAAGATGAGGGCTGATTTAGAGGAATCTGTTGGCTAGGAATGAGGGTTACATGCTGTGGTGCACGGATGTGGCCTTGTTGAATTGGTCCATTAAGGAGGGCTTGGGTAACAACTGGAGCAGTTTGAAAAGCCCACAATGGAGGTCTGTCTCCAAGAGAAAAATGGGCTGATGTATATGCCATGTTCATCGGTCCCATCTGGTTTGAAGGAGTCGCACTAACCCAAGTAGGAGTTATCTGAGTCTGCTGCTGTAGGTGTGGTTGATGAAGTTGTTGTTGCAGAAGCTGTATCTGCTGTGATGACTGCTGTGGCAAATGTTGGATTAATCGGTTTTGATGCGTCTCTAATGCATCCCCAGGCATTTCTTGAAAACTCGCAGTTGTAGGCATTTCAAAAGATGATTTTAATCCCCAGGGATTTGTGTTCTGCAAACCGGAAGCACCAGTGGATTGCATTATACCTCCAGTCTGTCCCATTTCTACTGCTTTCACCATACCCGATGACTTCTGGATTTGCAAATCTTCCTTTCTGACATCATCTATGGATGGGATATCCATGTTAACTTTGTCATTCCCCGCCGAGATACTGAAGATCTCTGGCTTAGCTGTTTGTATTGAATCACAGAGTGTTGACCACCTTGACTGGTGTGGGTCTTGAATACTAAGTAGCTGGTTTGGTGAACTTTGGTGACTCTTGGATCTTGGTGACTGTGATTTCACATCCAGTAAAGAAGGTCCATCCACATGGCATGGTGATTCTGGAGTGGTCTTCTGCTGGCTGGAGTTTGGTGTATTCACCCAGACAGAAGGATGCTTGGCTTTCCGATCCTGTTCGTTGGCAGTCATCTCTGCAAAATGATTAGGAGGTTGCGCAGATGCTGCCTTAAGATGACTTCCCGGCCACTGCATCTGCACATCGGTCGACTGGGATTCTAATAAACCTTTCTGAGAATGGAGCAGCTCTTCTGGCGAGGGGATCTGTAGTTGCCATTTTTGCTGCAACTGAACTGGCTGGGATTGATTATTCGTCTGTAAGTGCTGTGATCTCCGCTGTATGCTTTCATGTCTGTCTGCATCAAAGCCATGCGACTGTTGTGAAAGAATCTCACCAGGAACAGTGTTTTGTCGTAAGGCCAAGCTTCTTCCGCTGTCTCTGTCAAACCTTGGCCGACCTCTCCTGCCACTACCTGCAAATTCTCTTACTCTACCTCTTTGAGAATGTAAAGACAAAGGATAACCATGACCATGACCTTGCCGTTTACGGTTGTGTATCTTTTGATGTACAAGCAGACTGCTAAGCCAAGGGAAGGACTTATGGCACTCCTGGCAACGATGGGGTCTCTCCCCCGTATGTGTATTAATGTGATCACGGAGCAAGTATGCTAAAGAAAAGCTCTTGTCACAAAGATGGCATTTGTAAGGCTTTTCACCGGTATGGGAAAGCATGTGGCGCTGAAGCTGACTTTCATCACTGTAGCCCTTCCGGCACTGCGTGCACCGGAACGGCTTTTGTAGATGCAGCCTCTGGTGCGTTTTCATGTTGTGGTGAAATGCAAAATCCTTACCACATTCCGGGCATTTGTATGGCTTCTTACCCGTGTGGATTATCGAATGCTGCTGCAAATAGCTGCTGAATCGAAAAGACTTCTTGCACACCGGACACTGGTAACCTTTGTTATGTATGCGCATGTGGAGCTCTAACACTGATCGGTAACGAAAGCATTTGCCACAGTCTCTGCATCGAAAAGGTTTCTTCTCTGTCTGGTCTCCCAATCCCCCTCCTGACACACTCTCAATATCTGCATCATCCTCTTTTTTATCACGTACCGCATTAACATGATGGGATGTGTTTACGCCCAGTATGTTCGTCATATGCGTTTGTGAGTGGGACTGCAAGCTTTGTTCAGTTGTGAATTTGAGCGGACAAAACTGACATGCATAAACTTTATCAAACTTTTTACCATTGCTCATTCTTTCATACTCCACTTCATGAATTAACATGTGTGCTCTTAAATCGGCCGCTTTATAAAACATCTGAGGACACAGAGGACAATTGCGCTGGCGCTCGACATCACGGTTCGTGTTCTCTTTACCTACTTGCCCCAAATCTCTGCCGTGAGATACCTTATGGTTGGCATTATTTGCCTCAGAAGTAGCAGAATCAGAGATTTTCTTGTGTTGGCGACAATGGGCTCGCATGTTTTGTGCAAAAGCAAAGCTTTTATTGCAGTGTGAGCAGTGGTAAAGCTTTTGGCCAGAGTGAAGATacttatgctgttgcaaaaGGCTGCCATATTTAAAGTTCTTCCCACATACGTTGCACTGGTGTGGTTTTTCTTCAGCGTGACAGCGTCGGTGGTCCTCCATGACATAGCGATGCTTGAAGACCTTATTACAATCCGGACACTCATATGGTTTTAGAGCAGCATGGGATCGTTGGTGGATATGCATTGTTTCCACACTTTGAAAGCCTTTGTTGCACTCTAGGCATCGATACGGACTGTCCAATGAGTGACTCCGCATGTGGGCATTTATGGACACCCTGTACTGGAATTCCCTGCGGCACAACGGGCAACGAAAAGGCTTCTCCACCTTGTGTTCACAAACATGAAGTTTTAATCTTGTTGTGGTAGAGAAACATAAACCGCACTGCTCACACTGATACTTTCGCGGTTTCCTCTTGTATACCTTTTCGACTGGCCTCCTCCTCTTACGAAAGATTTGTGAACGGGAGACATTTGATACAAATTTAGGTTTGCTGTCTTCTTTATGAGTACTGCGATGTTTAATGAGGTCGCTTCGATGTTGGAAAGTGATGCCACATTCCTTACAAGCGAGGGAAGCCTCTTCATCCTGGTGCATGTGAAAGTGTCGATGCAGGTTGTATGTTTCCCGACGAGTGAATTTTTTACCACATTCTTTACATTCCAAGCGGCTTTTCCTTCGCTTGACAGCTGAAGTCGTCCCAGCACTTTTAGATTCATCCTCTTCTGCCTTCTCTTCTGTGTTGCTCTTATCCTTTGTCAAGCTGTTGGGATCTTCTGTTTCCTTAACCTCCCCTTTCGTGCCTTGTGTTGATTCGCCACGAGGTTCAGTTTGTTCACTTACATCGGCCAACTCCTCAATGGTATCCTTTGGGCTGGATTCTTCTGCTGTTTCCTTGCTGGTCTCTTGCTCTGTTATAACcaaaccaaaaatattaaatattaaaatattaaatatagaaTAGGTCATTCATATTTCTAtttgtgaccatgcctgtgataACATAGCTTAAGTAATTTTTGTAATTTACCGTTTTCTACAAAAatatcctatataatgtaaagaactttAATATtgaccatgtcaaagattgaaatcaatgtgaaatcaataactgaaataaaactttgatgCTTGTAATTTCTAAATTATATTAGGCtggttttcacagacaaggtcacATTTGGGTCATTTCAAACCTAAGAAGAGTACAACTCttagaacacatattttaacaacttaaaggaacagtatgtaggattgtggccaaaattGGTATTGCAACAACAAAACTtatggctaaaactggtactgcaatcacccaactggtggccaatacacaacatgacaacataaacatcagttgagggctgcaactctactttttaaatgacaatatcctggccggactgctgttgtcagtgatataagtatttgaaatgaaaatgttttcttaatgtctagtgacatatcagggtcATTTTATGAGTAATTGATATAAacttcttacatactgttcctttaacaatcCCTACATCCACTGGTGAATGTGTGTGGAGGGGagcgcgtgcgtgtgtgtgcgttaAATTTATACAATTGGGCTGTTGAGTagtttattctgattggttgagaaatgtcttaaaataactttttagtTATTTCTGTGGTAAATAATACACACCCATGGTTTAACAGCACTACGAacatatattataaaaaatctaaatattaaaactttttttaatttaatcttaactatttttgtgtgtattactcaaacttttttgtttataaaattCTAATATTTACAATTAAAACTATTACGTTAAACATGTGACATACGTACTATAAACATGACGTGTGTCTTGAGATTCTTTTTTAAGATTTCTACATGAACAAATACGGTGGTACACTTTAGTAATAACTATAGTAAACCACAGAAAAATCCCTAGATACTACAGTCTTTTTGAACTTTACCCTAGTAAACAGTTCGTCAATTCAGGGTAGTTAAAACTATAAAACACTAgagaatacatttaaaaactgcagtAATTACTATGTTACTGTAATATTCTATAGTATTTGCTACAGTTTATCGCTACAGTATTAACTATactattttatgtattttttgccTACTGCAGTTTACTACAAGTTACTAAAGTAAAAACTAAAGTAAACTACAGTATTGTGTGATGTTTTTCAGAATATGCATAACCGCATGATTTTGTAATTTCTCTTGATCTCCAAGCATGAAAGGGTTAAAGAAGCGGTTGTGTTTCTGATTGGATTAGAACAAGCCAATAACAGAGTAATAATTACTGCCCGAATAAAAAAACGCTGCATAGACAAATTATATGTGTAAAACAGTGCAAAATCGCGCGATACCGAACATAAGAGTGCCATTTAATGCCTGCACATGATTCAGATTTATGCCTACCTTTGTTTTCCTTGTGCAAATAATCCGACGTGACCTTTCCAGGCTCAGTGG
Above is a window of Paramisgurnus dabryanus chromosome 13, PD_genome_1.1, whole genome shotgun sequence DNA encoding:
- the LOC135727685 gene encoding uncharacterized protein, encoding MFLWVEKRAKNVKMATVRSESEQPLDNELQNSTFTAEILQHASETTVERKVEDCVRGSRVQTTTDNDAPSPPANEDSCPHGDTSPPSNKDATESSCNLTAEVGEQRMDVDLLSNGDQAVSTEPGKVTSDYLHKENKEQETSKETAEESSPKDTIEELADVSEQTEPRGESTQGTKGEVKETEDPNSLTKDKSNTEEKAEEDESKSAGTTSAVKRRKSRLECKECGKKFTRRETYNLHRHFHMHQDEEASLACKECGITFQHRSDLIKHRSTHKEDSKPKFVSNVSRSQIFRKRRRPVEKVYKRKPRKYQCEQCGLCFSTTTRLKLHVCEHKVEKPFRCPLCRREFQYRVSINAHMRSHSLDSPYRCLECNKGFQSVETMHIHQRSHAALKPYECPDCNKVFKHRYVMEDHRRCHAEEKPHQCNVCGKNFKYGSLLQQHKYLHSGQKLYHCSHCNKSFAFAQNMRAHCRQHKKISDSATSEANNANHKVSHGRDLGQVGKENTNRDVERQRNCPLCPQMFYKAADLRAHMLIHEVEYERMSNGKKFDKVYACQFCPLKFTTEQSLQSHSQTHMTNILGVNTSHHVNAVRDKKEDDADIESVSGGGLGDQTEKKPFRCRDCGKCFRYRSVLELHMRIHNKGYQCPVCKKSFRFSSYLQQHSIIHTGKKPYKCPECGKDFAFHHNMKTHQRLHLQKPFRCTQCRKGYSDESQLQRHMLSHTGEKPYKCHLCDKSFSLAYLLRDHINTHTGERPHRCQECHKSFPWLSSLLVHQKIHNRKRQGHGHGYPLSLHSQRGRVREFAGSGRRGRPRFDRDSGRSLALRQNTVPGEILSQQSHGFDADRHESIQRRSQHLQTNNQSQPVQLQQKWQLQIPSPEELLHSQKGLLESQSTDVQMQWPGSHLKAASAQPPNHFAEMTANEQDRKAKHPSVWVNTPNSSQQKTTPESPCHVDGPSLLDVKSQSPRSKSHQSSPNQLLSIQDPHQSRWSTLCDSIQTAKPEIFSISAGNDKVNMDIPSIDDVRKEDLQIQKSSGMVKAVEMGQTGGIMQSTGASGLQNTNPWGLKSSFEMPTTASFQEMPGDALETHQNRLIQHLPQQSSQQIQLLQQQLHQPHLQQQTQITPTWVSATPSNQMGPMNMAYTSAHFSLGDRPPLWAFQTAPVVTQALLNGPIQQGHIRAPQHVTLIPSQQIPLNQPSSFITPPFPPPTLNLSAPHPMQLPGPLPQGIFFTSQGTINDMPLMPQVGNLPQLAQPTEPHKIGTKMPFSPDHLFQCMICGCSLPGELELQMHYMQHAQRDV